CTTAGCGTCATCCTCGGACCTGCTCAGTTGTAGCCGAGGCGCTGTGCCAGGGCGTCGACCTCGGACCAGGTTGGATCGTCGGCGTCGATGCGGTCGCGGGCCGATGGCACCTGGCGCAGTGGCGCAAGGTTGCCGACCTTCCAAGGCAGCGGGGTGCCGCGCCGAAAGAATTGGTTGTCGCCGGCGGTTTCCGGGGCGCTGTAGGACAGCGGCCCGGCGCTGTCGGAAAAGCTGAGGCCCCAACTGCCGCAGGCGGCGTCGAGCGTCTCCTTCGGCCGGGCGGCGAAAGCCTCGTAGCGCAGCACCACCAAGTCGGCGTCGTCGGCCGTCAGCGGCTCCAGGCAACTCTGCAAGAGCGCGAAGGCTTCGGCGACCGTGTCCTTGATCCAGAAATCCACATCCATGCGTGCGGGTGAATCTCGGTGCAGCAGATAGGAGTTCACCACCTGACGTGGATCGCGAAGGACGAAGAGGATGGCCGACTCGGGAAAGCATCGCCGGAGATGGTCCAGCCGCGTCGCATATCGCGGGTTCTTCTCACCCCAGATCGTGCAGGGGCGCGCGATTTCGCTCATGATCGCCCGCAGGGCCCCGGCTGGGTCGGCAGTTTCCTGCGCGCTGCGGCGGTAGGCCTGGTAGACGTCGCGCTCAAGCAGGAAGGCCGCCAAGGTGCCGACAATCGACCCGCGGTCGACCTGGATCAGATCGATCTCGTCGAAGATCTTGATGTCCTCATGGTGGTTGAGGTACTGGGTGACGATGGTCAACCCGGACCTCGGCGGTCCCACGACGAACAACTGCACGGCTCGACCGTATCCCCTGGACGACAAGCGGGTCGTGGCAAGACAATCACGCCGCGGCGTGAAACTCGTCCGCCTAATCCTCGGCCGTGATCTTCTGCAACGAATCGACGATCTTGGACAGCGCTTCAAGAGTCTGCCCGTACGTGGCATCGAGGTCGGCCGACGCTTCCGCGTTCGCCTTCAACAGCGCCTCGTTGATGCGCTCCTCCACCGTTTCGGCACCCAACCGCAGCAACCCGTCCTCGATATGCAACTGCGTCACACACCGGCTGCCGTTGATGACCACCTCGACCGTCTCGGTCTCGTCTTTGGCGGTGAAGAATCCGGCGCCCATGTGCTTCAGCGTGCCCTCGAGGACATCGTTGAACTTCTTGAATTCGCCC
The DNA window shown above is from Mycobacterium sp. Aquia_216 and carries:
- a CDS encoding sulfotransferase family protein, yielding MQLFVVGPPRSGLTIVTQYLNHHEDIKIFDEIDLIQVDRGSIVGTLAAFLLERDVYQAYRRSAQETADPAGALRAIMSEIARPCTIWGEKNPRYATRLDHLRRCFPESAILFVLRDPRQVVNSYLLHRDSPARMDVDFWIKDTVAEAFALLQSCLEPLTADDADLVVLRYEAFAARPKETLDAACGSWGLSFSDSAGPLSYSAPETAGDNQFFRRGTPLPWKVGNLAPLRQVPSARDRIDADDPTWSEVDALAQRLGYN
- a CDS encoding YbaB/EbfC family nucleoid-associated protein, translated to MQPQEHPQATAVMGEFKKFNDVLEGTLKHMGAGFFTAKDETETVEVVINGSRCVTQLHIEDGLLRLGAETVEERINEALLKANAEASADLDATYGQTLEALSKIVDSLQKITAED